The following proteins are encoded in a genomic region of Oreochromis aureus strain Israel breed Guangdong linkage group 8, ZZ_aureus, whole genome shotgun sequence:
- the LOC116327521 gene encoding zinc finger MIZ domain-containing protein 1-like isoform X1 produces the protein MNSIPSMDRHIQQTNDRLQCIKQHLQNPANFQTAATELLDWCGDPRAFQRPFEQSLMGCLTVVSRVAAQQGFDLDLGYRLLAVCAANRDKFTPKSAALLSSWCEELGRLLLLRHQKNRQNEPPGKVPMQPPMSSMKPSLSHGDGSFPYDSVPWQQNTNQPPGSVSVVTTVWGVTNTSQSQVLGNPMANSNNPMNPGGNPMASGMSGNTPGMNSPQFPGPQQQFPNKGNSNPAYMQQGMYGRPNYPGGGGFGGNYPGGPNAGPGGMGIPPHSRPPSDFTQPAAAAAAAAVAAAAATATATATATVAALQETQNKDMNQYGPMSSSFQMGPNQAYNSQFMNQPGPRGPPSLPGNMGTGMNASNMSGPPMGMNQPRGQGMGPFGAHGQRMPQQGYAGPRAQGMGMQGIKRPYPGEPNYGGQQYGPNNQFPNQQGQYPTPNASRPLPSPNYPGPRIPGQQLQGQYPPPSGAMGQYYKQEPPFNGQTNNFSGSGYQYNQGNMNGPPRPVGNYPHSPVPGNPTPPMTPGSNIPPYLSPNQDVKPPFPPDIKPNITALPPPPASHNEELRLTFPVRDGVVLEPFRLEHNLAVSNHVFHLRPSVHQTLMWRSDLELQFKCYHHEDRQMNTNWPASVQVSVNATPLTIERGDNKTSHKPLHLKHVCQPGRNTIQITVTACCCSHLFVLQLVHRPSVRSVLQGLLKKRLLPAEHCITKVKRNFSSVAASSGNTTLNGEDGVEQTAIKVSLKCPITFRRIQLPARGHDCKHVQCFDLESYLQLNCERGTWRCPVCNKTALLEGLEVDQYMWGILNAIQNSEFEEVTIDPTCSWRPVAIKSEIHIKEDPDGPLAKRFKTMSPSQMIMPNVMEMIAQLGPGPSPYPSLPSGQGGNNSEYGSQGNSYQSHGNFDFPHGTPGGTSMNDFMHGPQLSHPPDMPNNLMTQDKPLSHNMPDTIPHSVGNDQPHGPLQQSLHVSPHPGSQSGQQLHHSGPPQPSRQAPPPQQQQQQQQQQQQQQQPGPNNHPHSDLAFNPSSGLDSQAGSDMPEPSLDLLPELANPDELLSYLDPPDLPSNSNDDLLSLFENN, from the exons CACCTACAAAATCCAGCAAATTTCCAAACAGCAGCCACAGAGCTGCTGGACTGGTGTGGTGACCCCAGAGCCTTCCAGCGCCCCTTCGAGCAAAGCCTGATGGGATGCCTAACG gtGGTTAGCCGCGTAGCAGCGCAGCAGGGCTTTGACTTGGACCTGGGCTATCGGCTCCTGGCTGTGTGCGCTGCCAACAGGGACAAGTTCACTCCAAAATCAGCAG CCCTCCTGTCCTCGTGGTGTGAGGAGCTTGgacgcctcctcctcctccgtcaCCAGAAGAACAGGCAGAACGAGCCTCCGGGAAAAGTGCCCATGCAGCCCCCCATGAGTTCCATGAAGCCCAGCCTCTCACATGG AGATGGGTCTTTTCCCTATGACTCAGTTCCCTGGCAGCAAAACACCAACCAGCCTCCTGGTTCAGTGTCTGTGGTGACCACCGTGTGGGGCGTGACCAACACTTCCCAGAGCCAG GTGTTGGGGAATCCCATGGCCAACAGCAACAATCCCATGAACCCTGGTGGTAACCCTATGGCCTCGGGTATGTCTGGTAACACTCCAGGTATGAACTCTCCTCAGTTCCCCGGTCCACAGCAGCAGTTCCCCAACAAAGGCAACTCAAACCCAGCCTATATGCAGCAGGGGATGTACGGTCGACCCAACTACCCTGGAGGAGGAGGCTTTGGTGGCAA TTACCCTGGAGGGCCGAATGCTGGACCCGGTGGAATGGGCATCCCTCCACACTCCCGTCCTCCCTCTGACTTCACCCAGCCTGCCGCTGCTGCCGCCGCTGCTgcagttgctgctgctgctgccaccgCAACTGCCACTGCAACAGCAACTGTAGCTGCCCTGCAGGAAACCCAGAATAAGGACATGAACCAATATGGACCG ATGAGTTCCTCTTTCCAGATGGGGCCAAATCAGGCATACAACAGTCAGTTCATGAACCAGCCAGGACCCCGTGGCCCTCCATCCCTTCCTGGAAACATGGGCACAGGCATGAATGCATCCAACATGAGTGGGCCTCCAATGGGAATGAACCAACCCAGGGGCCAAGGCATGGGGCCCTTTGGGGCACACGGTCAAAGAATGCCTCAGCAAGGCTATGCAGGTCCTCGGGCTCAGGGCATGGGTATGCAGGGCATAAAAAGACCGTACCCAGGGGAG CCAAACTATGGTGGGCAGCAGTATGGACCAAACAACCAGTTCCCTAACCAGCAGGGCCAATATCCCACACCAAATGCCTCCAGGCCGCTGCCATCCCCCAACTACCCTGGCCCAAGAATACCAGGACAGCAGCTGCAAGGCCAATACCCACCACCAAGTGGTGCCATGGGCCAGTACTATAAG CAAGAGCCACCTTTCAATGGCCAAACAAATAACTTCTCTGGGAGTGGATATCAGTACAACCAGGGAAATATGAATGGG CCTCCAAGGCCAGTGGGGAACTACCCTCACTCGCCTGTGCCAGGAAACCCTACTCCTCCAATGACACCAGGAAGTAACATCCCTCCGTACCTGTCGCCAAACCAGGATGTGAAGCCACCCTTCCCTCCTGACATTAAACCAAATATCACCGCACTCCCTCCCCCACCAG CAAGCCACAACGAGGAACTGCGTCTGACATTCCCAGTGCGGGATGGAGTAGTCCTAGAGCCCTTCAGGCTAGAACATAACCTGGCTGTCAGCAACCACGTCTTCCATTTACGGCCCTCTGTACACCAGACACTCATGTGGAG GTCGGACCTGGAGCTGCAGTTTAAGTGCTACCACCACGAAGACCGTCAGATGAACACGAACTGGCCGGCATCTGTCCAAGTCAGCGTCAACGCCACGCCGCTCACAATCGAGCGGGGAGACAACAAGACCTCCCACAAACCCCTGCACTTGAAACATGTATGCCAGCCTGGAAGGAACACGATCCAGATCACAGTCACTGCCTGCTGCTGT tcGCACTTGTTTGTGCTACAACTGGTCCATCGGCCCTCAGTTCGCTCTGTCCTCCAAGGCTTACTGAAGAAGAGGCTTCTGCCTGCAGAGCACTGCATCACCAAAG TAAAGAGGAACTTCAGTAGCGTGGCAGCGTCGTCGGGCAATACCACATTAAACGGGGAGGATGGCGTGGAGCAGACAGCCATCAAGGTTTCACTCAAATGTCCAATCACCTTCCGGCGAATACAGCTTCCAGCAAGAGGGCATGACTGCAAACATGTTCAG tgttttgatttggAATCATATTTACAACTGAACTGTGAGCGGGGAACATGGAGATGTCCTGTGTGCAA TAAAACTGCGCTGTTAGAAGGACTCGAGGTGGACCAGTACATGTGGGGAATCCTGAATGCTATTCAAAA CTCTGAGTTTGAGGAAGTGACAATTGACCCGACATGTAGTTGGCGGCCGGTGGCTATAAAATCAGAAATTCACATAAAAGAAGATCCAGATGGACCACTGGCAAAGAGGTTTAAGACGATGAGTCCCAGCCAGATGATCATGCCTAATGTGATGGAGATGATAGCTCAGCTTGGCCCTGGACCCTCACCATACCCATCGCTTCCTTCTGGGCAAGGAGGCAACAACAGCGAATACGGAAGCCAAG GCAACAGTTACCAGAGCCATGGGAACTTTGATTTCCCTCACGGGACCCCTGGTGGTACGTCGATGAATGACTTCATGCATGGTCCCCAGCTGTCTCACCCACCTGACATGCCCAACAACCTGATGACACAAGACAAGCCACTGTCCCACAATATGCCTGACACA ATACCTCATTCTGTTGGCAATGACCAACCGCATGGTCCACTGCAGCAGAGTTTACACGTGTCTCCACACCCTGGGAGCCAATCAGGGCAGCAGCTACACCACAGCGGGCCTCCTCAGCCCTCACGACAAGCTCCACCTcctcaacaacagcaacaacagcagcaacaacagcaacaacaacagcagcccGGCCCCAACAACCACCCTCACAGCGACCTGGCCTTCAACCCCTCCAGCGGTTTGGACAGCCAAGCAGGGTCAGACATGCCTGAGCCGTCCTTAGAC CTTCTTCCAGAGCTCGCTAACCCAGATGAACTGTTGTCCTACCTGGATCCCCCAGACCTCCCCAGCAATAGCAACGATGACCTTCTATCGCTCTTTGAAAACAACTGA
- the LOC116327521 gene encoding zinc finger MIZ domain-containing protein 1-like isoform X2 — MQPPMSSMKPSLSHGDGSFPYDSVPWQQNTNQPPGSVSVVTTVWGVTNTSQSQVLGNPMANSNNPMNPGGNPMASGMSGNTPGMNSPQFPGPQQQFPNKGNSNPAYMQQGMYGRPNYPGGGGFGGNYPGGPNAGPGGMGIPPHSRPPSDFTQPAAAAAAAAVAAAAATATATATATVAALQETQNKDMNQYGPMSSSFQMGPNQAYNSQFMNQPGPRGPPSLPGNMGTGMNASNMSGPPMGMNQPRGQGMGPFGAHGQRMPQQGYAGPRAQGMGMQGIKRPYPGEPNYGGQQYGPNNQFPNQQGQYPTPNASRPLPSPNYPGPRIPGQQLQGQYPPPSGAMGQYYKQEPPFNGQTNNFSGSGYQYNQGNMNGPPRPVGNYPHSPVPGNPTPPMTPGSNIPPYLSPNQDVKPPFPPDIKPNITALPPPPASHNEELRLTFPVRDGVVLEPFRLEHNLAVSNHVFHLRPSVHQTLMWRSDLELQFKCYHHEDRQMNTNWPASVQVSVNATPLTIERGDNKTSHKPLHLKHVCQPGRNTIQITVTACCCSHLFVLQLVHRPSVRSVLQGLLKKRLLPAEHCITKVKRNFSSVAASSGNTTLNGEDGVEQTAIKVSLKCPITFRRIQLPARGHDCKHVQCFDLESYLQLNCERGTWRCPVCNKTALLEGLEVDQYMWGILNAIQNSEFEEVTIDPTCSWRPVAIKSEIHIKEDPDGPLAKRFKTMSPSQMIMPNVMEMIAQLGPGPSPYPSLPSGQGGNNSEYGSQGNSYQSHGNFDFPHGTPGGTSMNDFMHGPQLSHPPDMPNNLMTQDKPLSHNMPDTIPHSVGNDQPHGPLQQSLHVSPHPGSQSGQQLHHSGPPQPSRQAPPPQQQQQQQQQQQQQQQPGPNNHPHSDLAFNPSSGLDSQAGSDMPEPSLDLLPELANPDELLSYLDPPDLPSNSNDDLLSLFENN; from the exons ATGCAGCCCCCCATGAGTTCCATGAAGCCCAGCCTCTCACATGG AGATGGGTCTTTTCCCTATGACTCAGTTCCCTGGCAGCAAAACACCAACCAGCCTCCTGGTTCAGTGTCTGTGGTGACCACCGTGTGGGGCGTGACCAACACTTCCCAGAGCCAG GTGTTGGGGAATCCCATGGCCAACAGCAACAATCCCATGAACCCTGGTGGTAACCCTATGGCCTCGGGTATGTCTGGTAACACTCCAGGTATGAACTCTCCTCAGTTCCCCGGTCCACAGCAGCAGTTCCCCAACAAAGGCAACTCAAACCCAGCCTATATGCAGCAGGGGATGTACGGTCGACCCAACTACCCTGGAGGAGGAGGCTTTGGTGGCAA TTACCCTGGAGGGCCGAATGCTGGACCCGGTGGAATGGGCATCCCTCCACACTCCCGTCCTCCCTCTGACTTCACCCAGCCTGCCGCTGCTGCCGCCGCTGCTgcagttgctgctgctgctgccaccgCAACTGCCACTGCAACAGCAACTGTAGCTGCCCTGCAGGAAACCCAGAATAAGGACATGAACCAATATGGACCG ATGAGTTCCTCTTTCCAGATGGGGCCAAATCAGGCATACAACAGTCAGTTCATGAACCAGCCAGGACCCCGTGGCCCTCCATCCCTTCCTGGAAACATGGGCACAGGCATGAATGCATCCAACATGAGTGGGCCTCCAATGGGAATGAACCAACCCAGGGGCCAAGGCATGGGGCCCTTTGGGGCACACGGTCAAAGAATGCCTCAGCAAGGCTATGCAGGTCCTCGGGCTCAGGGCATGGGTATGCAGGGCATAAAAAGACCGTACCCAGGGGAG CCAAACTATGGTGGGCAGCAGTATGGACCAAACAACCAGTTCCCTAACCAGCAGGGCCAATATCCCACACCAAATGCCTCCAGGCCGCTGCCATCCCCCAACTACCCTGGCCCAAGAATACCAGGACAGCAGCTGCAAGGCCAATACCCACCACCAAGTGGTGCCATGGGCCAGTACTATAAG CAAGAGCCACCTTTCAATGGCCAAACAAATAACTTCTCTGGGAGTGGATATCAGTACAACCAGGGAAATATGAATGGG CCTCCAAGGCCAGTGGGGAACTACCCTCACTCGCCTGTGCCAGGAAACCCTACTCCTCCAATGACACCAGGAAGTAACATCCCTCCGTACCTGTCGCCAAACCAGGATGTGAAGCCACCCTTCCCTCCTGACATTAAACCAAATATCACCGCACTCCCTCCCCCACCAG CAAGCCACAACGAGGAACTGCGTCTGACATTCCCAGTGCGGGATGGAGTAGTCCTAGAGCCCTTCAGGCTAGAACATAACCTGGCTGTCAGCAACCACGTCTTCCATTTACGGCCCTCTGTACACCAGACACTCATGTGGAG GTCGGACCTGGAGCTGCAGTTTAAGTGCTACCACCACGAAGACCGTCAGATGAACACGAACTGGCCGGCATCTGTCCAAGTCAGCGTCAACGCCACGCCGCTCACAATCGAGCGGGGAGACAACAAGACCTCCCACAAACCCCTGCACTTGAAACATGTATGCCAGCCTGGAAGGAACACGATCCAGATCACAGTCACTGCCTGCTGCTGT tcGCACTTGTTTGTGCTACAACTGGTCCATCGGCCCTCAGTTCGCTCTGTCCTCCAAGGCTTACTGAAGAAGAGGCTTCTGCCTGCAGAGCACTGCATCACCAAAG TAAAGAGGAACTTCAGTAGCGTGGCAGCGTCGTCGGGCAATACCACATTAAACGGGGAGGATGGCGTGGAGCAGACAGCCATCAAGGTTTCACTCAAATGTCCAATCACCTTCCGGCGAATACAGCTTCCAGCAAGAGGGCATGACTGCAAACATGTTCAG tgttttgatttggAATCATATTTACAACTGAACTGTGAGCGGGGAACATGGAGATGTCCTGTGTGCAA TAAAACTGCGCTGTTAGAAGGACTCGAGGTGGACCAGTACATGTGGGGAATCCTGAATGCTATTCAAAA CTCTGAGTTTGAGGAAGTGACAATTGACCCGACATGTAGTTGGCGGCCGGTGGCTATAAAATCAGAAATTCACATAAAAGAAGATCCAGATGGACCACTGGCAAAGAGGTTTAAGACGATGAGTCCCAGCCAGATGATCATGCCTAATGTGATGGAGATGATAGCTCAGCTTGGCCCTGGACCCTCACCATACCCATCGCTTCCTTCTGGGCAAGGAGGCAACAACAGCGAATACGGAAGCCAAG GCAACAGTTACCAGAGCCATGGGAACTTTGATTTCCCTCACGGGACCCCTGGTGGTACGTCGATGAATGACTTCATGCATGGTCCCCAGCTGTCTCACCCACCTGACATGCCCAACAACCTGATGACACAAGACAAGCCACTGTCCCACAATATGCCTGACACA ATACCTCATTCTGTTGGCAATGACCAACCGCATGGTCCACTGCAGCAGAGTTTACACGTGTCTCCACACCCTGGGAGCCAATCAGGGCAGCAGCTACACCACAGCGGGCCTCCTCAGCCCTCACGACAAGCTCCACCTcctcaacaacagcaacaacagcagcaacaacagcaacaacaacagcagcccGGCCCCAACAACCACCCTCACAGCGACCTGGCCTTCAACCCCTCCAGCGGTTTGGACAGCCAAGCAGGGTCAGACATGCCTGAGCCGTCCTTAGAC CTTCTTCCAGAGCTCGCTAACCCAGATGAACTGTTGTCCTACCTGGATCCCCCAGACCTCCCCAGCAATAGCAACGATGACCTTCTATCGCTCTTTGAAAACAACTGA